The Lathamus discolor isolate bLatDis1 chromosome 18, bLatDis1.hap1, whole genome shotgun sequence region GGGGGGATCTCAGGCCATGCCTgatgcaggcagggaaggcTCCCTTTGGGGGACGACGGGACCAGGGGTGCTGACTCTGCCCACGCTGGGTCCATCCCCAAGCAACGCCACCAGCCCTGCCCTCACCGTCCGTATCAGCCGTAAGGACATCAGCTCCTTGCTGTAGCCACCCCACTGCCTCCAGTCCTGGTACTCCCCTTCCTCCAGCAGGTACTGGTGGCCGCGGAAGCCCTCCTTCTCGTAGCCGACCCAGCTGTGGCACAGCAGACGCAGGCAGTGAGGTCTTTGGACACCATCCACGCTGCTCCAGTGCCGCCCTGTCCCCCAGGCTGCCTGTGTCCATCCCGCATCCCCAGGCAGCTTCTCCGAGCCTTTTCCCCTGGGTGAGGATCACGTTCCCGGCCGGCCCCACACCACTCACCAGCCACCCAGGACGTGCAGGGAGCCCACAGTGGGCAGCGCGGGCCCGGGCAGGCACTTGAGGTCGTAGATATCTCTGCTGATGGTGAAGCTGCGACCCTGGAAGCCCACAGCCTCGTAGATGAGCAcctggggacagggcagggtGAATGGGGTCCCACATCCATCCCGGTCCCATGTCCCTCTGGGGTGCTGGCCCAGTGCTCACCTGCGGCTCACCGGGTCTTTCCACCACGGGGCAGCCCTGGAAGGAGAAGGACCCCCATGAGGCTGTGGTGCAGGAGGGGGCTGCACAGGGACTGATTTCCTCCTTTACAGCCTGAGCTGCTTTTGGGGCCATTTCATTCAAGAGCAAGCTCTTTCGGACTTGGCTTCActgctttctttcacctctAACCCACAGAGGCACTTCCCAGAGCCTCGCTCAGCACATTTCCACACCAAGCTCTCACTGACGTGAGTCACAAACCACCAGGAGATGCTCTTGCCTGTCATGCCCAGGGCTGGAAACGGCCCCGGCACCCCAATAACCGCGCTCCAGCAACCGGGACTCACCAGCCTGATGGGGTGCATGGAGCAGATGGACGGGTCCTTTGCTCCCCAAGCCTTTAAATTGGGATAGCCGCCTGGCTCCAGAACATAGGGATCATCATCAAAGAAAGGCTTGGAGTAAACCAGCCAGctggggaaaggggggaaagcATCACAGCTCATTCCAGcccctgctggagcccacccagCACCCACCCAGCCCCATGGTCCCACTCACAGGCCCGAGTGGACGATGATGGAGGCAGCAGTGAGCGCCTGGCCCCGTGTGCGCGTATCCTCAGCCGAGTCGGTGAACCTGAGCCGGGCGCCTTCGCCGTTCTCCTCCGCAAACAGGCTGATCTCGGGGGTCCGGTAATCCTGGCGTGGAGCAGAGCAGCGTTATGGGGTCAGCACCCCCCGCTGGCTGCGTGCTGGGAGGTGTGGGGTGAGCGCAAAGCTCGGGGGGGATCCCTTTGCTCACCCGCACCACCCTCTTGAAGGAGCCGATGCGGAAGGGCCGGTGGGGCTGCCCGCTCTGCCcataggctgcccaggggttGTCAATCTCCACGTCCCCCTCGGCCAGCACGCACTTGCGCCCGTGGAACCGCGGCTTCTCGTACATCACCCACCTGGAGCAGGATGGAAGGAAGGGGGAGAACCCTGCTTTTACCCATTGCAGCCATCGGGAGCCCCGAGGCACAGCATGGGTTGGGACATCCCGCCACCACCCTGCCACCGCCGCGATGCCGGGGTGCAGCTGCAGTAATGAGCACCGGTGCGATGGTCACTCCTGAACCCCAGGCTGGGAGCTGGCTGCCATTCCTGGCACAGGGAATGCAGGAGCCCCGGCCAAACCCTCCCTCCCTGTCCTCGCCACACGTCCTGGCCCCAGAGCTGTCCCCTACCCGCCTCGGATGACCCGGATGGAGATGGTGTGTGAGAGCTCCCAGGATGTGGCATCGGGGACATCGCCCCAGATCTCCCGTTTCTTGCCCGCGAAGCCGGCCTCGGAGAAGAGGATGATCTGGGAGGGGGGGACACAGCAGAGAGGTGCTGCCATAGCCCACCAAACCACACCGACCGTGCCGTCGccatccagcccagccccaTCGCGCTCCCTGTACCTTGCCGGGTCTGGTGTTGATCTTCTCCAAGCCCTCCTTGTCCTCCTGCTGTGAAGAGCCAAGGAGACGGGCGCATGAGGAGCACCGAGGGACGTCGGCTGCAGCAGCCATCTCGCCGCaacccagggaggttgtggctGCAGCCTCACGTCTGGCGTCTGCCAAACCCTCCCACCGCCCCGAGCAGCCACACCTTGAGCATTCCTGCACTTGGGGATcggcctcctgcctgccccaggacCCTCCTGTGACCTGTGCTGGCACCCTCCCATCCCTTGACCTGGTGCCCTTCCATTGCCCATCCTGGTACCCTCCTGTCGCACCAGGGGCTTTCACCCCTTGGCCTCCCTGATGGGACGTTCAAGCCATATGCTGGGAACAGGGAAAGATGCTCCAAGGTTCAGACCCCCACCACCTCCCCAGGCTCCGCGTCCCGAGGTCCACTCACCAAGACATCAGCAGGCCACAGGGCCGTGGTGCTCTCTGGCTCCTCAATGACAGGACCTGGGGCTTCCAGGACGGCCATCTCCGGGCTGGGGTGGTCACCAGGGCCCAGCCCATTGTGGTCCCGAGGGTTGGAGGAGCCCGTGAccgctccatccctgccaggcaGCTCTAGTGGGGCGGTGCTGGGGGAGACGAAGCGGCTGTAGAGCACGCTGTTGTCCAGGCGCGAGTAGGGCTTGCCCTCATCAGCCGCTGCCGCCCGGTGCTCCAAGAAGTGGGAGAGCAGCGCCATGCCCTTGAGCACGTTCCCTCGGAAGAGCGGGCTCCTCTCAGCCACCGGTTTACCCTTTTCCTCTGCCCCCACCTGCCTCAGTGTCCCCAGCAGCGAGCCCCCCTCCACCCGGCCATTGCAGCCCGCGCTGTCCCTGGGCACCCCATTGACGGCCCCTCCTGGCGCCTGCTCATCGGGGCTCAGGTAGGGGTTCACAATCTCCTCCTCTGGGATCTCCTCTTGCCGCCCCACGGGGCCCCGGGCCAGCAGCTCCCGCAGAGCCTCGGGCAGGGAGATGGTGGCTCGCGGGGCCACGCGGTCCTCCTCGATGGGAGGCAGAGCAGCGCAGCGGCCCAGCGACGACGGCCGGGGCGGGCGCAGGGTCTTGGGTGCCTTGCGCATCTCTGAGGGCTCCATGTTGCGTAGCGTGTCCACAAAGATCTCCATGTCCACCAGCAGCTCGGGGTCCTCCTCGGCTGCGTTCACGGGGGTCTCAGCTGGGGGATCAGGGGCGGGGGGCTTGGCAGGGAGCTCTGGGCTGCTCTTGGGCTCTTGGGCTGTGCCCTGGGGGTCCTCTGTCATCTTGCCCCCATCCAAGTCCAGCTCAGCCTTTGGAGATGCTTTGGATGAAGGCTCTGGGCCATCGCTTGCCTCCGAGGAGGGGTTTTCAGGGATGCCACCAGCTCCGGGGGGGCTCTCTGTCCTCGGTGGCATTGCTGAAGTGGTGCCATCCCTGTCTGCTGAGCTTCCCTCTCCCGCAGCAGCCGGGCCAGCCTGGCCCCCGGCGCCGGCCGAAGGACCCTGTGGGGAGCTGGTTATACTGGTTTGTGGGTCCCCAGGCCTGTCGCCACCTCTCAAGGTTGCAATCACTGGCGTGGCTTGGGCTTGCAGCGAGCGTTTCTCCCCGGGGGATCCCTCAGCCAGGAGCCTGGTGGCTTCCACAGCGCCCGGTGAGCTCTCGCTGCCCGTTGTGGCCGCCGCGGAGCCATTGCTGTCCTGCTTGCGCGCTTGCTCCTGCGGCGCCGTCTTTGCGGCACCAGCAGCGCCGTGCACCCCGCCTCGGGCTTCCCTCCCCTCCGCCAGCGCCGGCTCCGGCCCGGCTGCATCCCTGCCGCTCCGCAGCACCGTGACCTGCCGggccctgggcagggcaggggcgcAGCCGGGCGCGCACGGGGCACCAGGAGCCGGCCCAGGCCCCGCTGCGCTGCGCTCGGCAGCGCGGGTGGGGAGCAGGGTGCCGTGCACGTAGCTCTCCCTGTGCACGGGCACGTCCCGCGGGGCACCCCCGGCCGGGGCGATGCCGTCCCCGCCGCCAGCGCCCACCTTGCCCCGCTCGTCCTGGCGCCGCGGCTTCTGCGCGGGGGAATAGACCTGCGAGAAGATGGGTCCGTGCGCGGCGCAGTCCCTGGGGAGGCTGGCGGAGCTCGAGCgggccggggcggcggggccgggcgccGTCTTCTCCACGATCTCCCGCTCCCaggcctgcagcagcagggacacgCGGGAGGGACTCCCCTCCCGGCCCCGCACGCTCCCTGCGCTCTCCAGCCGCCGGGACACCAGCGAGACCTTCTGGAAGCGGGCCCTGCCCTCGGGCCCTGCGGCACCCGCTGCCGACTGCTTCATGCTCAGCTCTGCGCTGGACACGAAGCCCCTGGCCTTGGTGTGCCGGAGCGATGAATCCATGCCGGGGGGACAGGGAGGGCACTGCCCCGTAGCACCCCACACTGCCGGGATCAGCCCCTGCCGCTGCCACGCTGGCGCTGGTGGAGCTGCAAGGAGAGAAGGAgacacagggagagctgagcaGGGACCGACCCCGGACCCTGAGCCACCCCCGAGGCATCCCTCTGACCCTGCAGGACGTTACAGGGGGGGTCCCATGAGCACAGGAAGTGGTTTGGGGACAATTCTCGGGGTGCTCATCTCATCCATCCTGGCGTGTGCAGAGCATAGCAGGAACCTAGAGCCCCTCTGGCTGCCCATGCCACTGCTTCCGCAGCCAGCTGGGGAGCTCTGCCACGCTGCCAAGGTGGGCTCCAACAGAGCCCTCAGGCCGGCACAGCGGGGATGAGTGTGCAGGATGCGGCCGGGCCATGCCGTGCCCCAAGCGGTGCCGTGCCCCAAGCTGCGGGATGAGTCAGGCGGGCAGCAGGGCTGCGCCGAGTCAGCAAATGCAGTAAACAAACAagcccagaaagcaacagagaagctgctccgggggggtgggggggaaagggcCTGGTCAGgaccagggctggggctgcagcagccacggAGTTCGCAGGAGGAGGTGGGGACCTGAGCAGCATCTTCTCTTGAGCCTTCCCTATTGCTGCCTGGCAAAGGTGGGATGGCTCCATCCGCTTCTCAGCCCCATTGACACCGATCAGCCTGATCCAAGCTGGTACCCAGCACTCAGCTCCTGCCTCTTGTGTTGggtgctgcaggctgagcaTCACTGTGGTCCCGGGGATGCAGGGTGGGCATCACTGTGGTCCCGGGGATGCAGGGTGGGCATCACTGTGGTCCCAGGGACGCAGGGTGGGCATCGCCGTGGCACAGGGCAGGGGACAGGGACACCCGTGCTGGTGGTGGCTGGGGGGGGATGCCAGTGGAGGCGTCGCTGTGCCGCAGCTGCGTCCCTGCCCCAGAAGGGATTTTAttgctgggtttgggtttgggaaGCAGCTGACACAGCAGGAGCCGGAAGCACTCCGGCATCTCTGCATCTCCCAATTAGGAGCTGCTTGGTGTCACCACCCAGCTATTGGGGACAGCGGAGGGATGGGGCTTAGGGCTCAGCTGGAGGACAAGCTGAGTTTAGGGACTGCTGATGACAGGGAAACCTCCCTGCACAGCCCCCAGGGCTGGTTTTCCTGGGGGACCCCTTGGGAGAGGGCCTCATCCTGCACCACCGGGGGCTGGGCTCCCTCTAATAGCTTCATGTTGGACTTCACCCGTCCCTAAAAGGGGTCATGGAGgctggggacaggcagagaGGCGCcggtgcaggcagctgcctgccccTTCTGCCAGCCCTCCACATCTCGCTCTTCCCGGCCCAGCAGGTCTTTCCAGTACAGATAGGAAGAGTTTGTGTCATTTTCCAGGAGGTGATGAGACCTTGTCTGGGGCAGCCAGCGCCGCTTCAGGCTGGGACCAGCATAGGTGGGGCCACACATCTGCATGGGCTCAGCCACAGCCAGATCCCCAGGGCCACAGCTGGATCCCCAGGGCCACAGCTGGATCCCCAGGGCCACAGCACTCACCAGTGGAGTAGCGAATGGCCAAGAGCAAGGTCAGACTagaagcagccccagcaccccaggATGGGGGCACATAGGAACCCCTGTGACATGGAAgctcctgcccagggcagtggtgccAGGGCAGCGTGGTTTGCATGGGGATGTGGCCCTCTCTGCCCTGCAGTGCTCCCATCCCACTGGATCTGGAGCCGCCAGGCACCTGCCCTTGCTTCAGCGCCGGTTTCTCAAGCACTCGGTGGCGGTGCCCAGCCCCGCCGTGCCCGTGGCCCCGGGGTGGCACCGGGATGGGGACGCCGGCTCCGTGCAGCACCGGGGTGCTGGGGGCAGGCGGGAGGTGCTGACTCAGCATCAAGGCTGCCTCTCGCCCAGAGCCGGATTTCCAAAGGTCTCCATGTCTGtctttcccatcccatccctgcagctggATCCAGCGCCCGGGTCCTGGCACACCACACCAGCCCTGGCAAAGGAGCTCACCCCGGAGccctcctctgccccagcacctaTTGCATTTCCTACTGCAACAGTAGGTCAAGGACACAAGGACATGAGGGCACAAGGATGAGACCTTGCAGATCCTGCCCGCCAGGCCATGCCATGCTGGATTCAGCACTATTGCCACACCGGAGCACGCTGCCTGGCTAACTAATCCCCGCTGGCCAAACCAAGCCAACCCGCTCAGCTTGCTCACTGCCTCCCATCACCCCAAAGGGTCTCCCAGCACCCGAGGAAAAGGCACAGGGTGCTCTTTAATATTCAGAAGAGACGGAGGGGCCGAGGGCAGCAGCTGCGGCTGCCTTTGAGCCGGTGACCACAGATTAAGCCGAGCCTCCGGCCACGTTGGGCTGAGCCCTATCACCGCGGGTGAGAGCGGACCTGCCGCCTCCAGGAAAACCGGGTGCGTGCTTTGGGGCTGCGGCACCCGGGGTTCATGAGGAGGGCAGGGGAACCACCACGGCCCCTCGCTGCCCCTGCCTCCCCCCTGCTGAGCTGTGCCAGGGTGGCTCCGCTCCCTGCACGGAGGGGGACAGGGGGGACAGGGGAGCCTGAGTCGTGAGGCCACcagaggtgctcctgccccatCTCGCCCCGCTGGCTCTGGGGATGCACTTGGGTGGGAGGAGCAGGGTTACAACCCCAGCAGCCCCCCGCAGTTGGGGACTGGAGGTCTgaggggcagagctgggctcagCCCCTGCCTCCCGGTCCTGTCCCCACTCCCTGGCCAGTGTCAATCCCAAGGGAAGCAGGGACCCATCCCAGCATCCACCAAACCAGGGCACGGGGCCCAGCACGGGGCAGCCCCCACGGATGGCAGCCGGGATGGGAGCACCGAtgccctcctgctcccagcaccacCCCACCAACACCCGCACAAGGCAGGCGAGCCCAGACAGCACCCAGTGCCCCCCCTCCCCG contains the following coding sequences:
- the CRYBG2 gene encoding beta/gamma crystallin domain-containing protein 2 codes for the protein MDSSLRHTKARGFVSSAELSMKQSAAGAAGPEGRARFQKVSLVSRRLESAGSVRGREGSPSRVSLLLQAWEREIVEKTAPGPAAPARSSSASLPRDCAAHGPIFSQVYSPAQKPRRQDERGKVGAGGGDGIAPAGGAPRDVPVHRESYVHGTLLPTRAAERSAAGPGPAPGAPCAPGCAPALPRARQVTVLRSGRDAAGPEPALAEGREARGGVHGAAGAAKTAPQEQARKQDSNGSAAATTGSESSPGAVEATRLLAEGSPGEKRSLQAQATPVIATLRGGDRPGDPQTSITSSPQGPSAGAGGQAGPAAAGEGSSADRDGTTSAMPPRTESPPGAGGIPENPSSEASDGPEPSSKASPKAELDLDGGKMTEDPQGTAQEPKSSPELPAKPPAPDPPAETPVNAAEEDPELLVDMEIFVDTLRNMEPSEMRKAPKTLRPPRPSSLGRCAALPPIEEDRVAPRATISLPEALRELLARGPVGRQEEIPEEEIVNPYLSPDEQAPGGAVNGVPRDSAGCNGRVEGGSLLGTLRQVGAEEKGKPVAERSPLFRGNVLKGMALLSHFLEHRAAAADEGKPYSRLDNSVLYSRFVSPSTAPLELPGRDGAVTGSSNPRDHNGLGPGDHPSPEMAVLEAPGPVIEEPESTTALWPADVLQEDKEGLEKINTRPGKIILFSEAGFAGKKREIWGDVPDATSWELSHTISIRVIRGGWVMYEKPRFHGRKCVLAEGDVEIDNPWAAYGQSGQPHRPFRIGSFKRVVRDYRTPEISLFAEENGEGARLRFTDSAEDTRTRGQALTAASIIVHSGLWLVYSKPFFDDDPYVLEPGGYPNLKAWGAKDPSICSMHPIRLGCPVVERPGEPQVLIYEAVGFQGRSFTISRDIYDLKCLPGPALPTVGSLHVLGGCWVGYEKEGFRGHQYLLEEGEYQDWRQWGGYSKELMSLRLIRTDFSDPVLVLFEAMDFEEGPSVELSEALPDTQLAGYGTVTQSIHVLSGVWVAYEGTNFSGEQYVLEKGVYRSCEDWGATDCRIASVQPILQVGEHNLHFVSKILLFSEPDFLGEHIAFEEDQDSLPAAFIPRSCRVRGGSWILFDGKAFAGEQHVLSEGEYPTLSAMGCLSSTSIRSLKKVPVFFSEPSIFLHGLECFEGKEIELNTEVRSLQAEGFNNHVLSVRVKGGIWVLCEHGDFRGRQWLLDCTEITNWLTYSGLQHVGSLYPIRQRRIYFRIRNRELELYLSVPDDVEDMKAGRVVVSSLSEESNSIWFYEDGLIKNQVAPNMSLQVIGPAGKGAKAVLWSKTRMPRQTWSIDSQGRIRSQMFEDMILDIKGGRSYDRDHAIVWDVAEERPTQTWDIEVL